From Methanobacterium congolense, one genomic window encodes:
- a CDS encoding class II glutamine amidotransferase, with the protein MCGIAGVVYKDKKLHPVGAALTKMLDALQHRGPDSAGFAIYGGLGLEENEYLLNIEVKEKAGLLEAVKSTVNTVTPIKSEEVIPSVENSIIYRCKIALKSFAALKPLIMEIDKIDDVIVLNGAHSFEMIKDVGLVKDIAARYDTASKMGTHAIGHTRFSTESIVDRYHAHPFQSYIIPDITVVHNGQITNYWKIRDPLERKGHIFETNNDTECIVHYIADKLSEGYKLEEALEESVKDMDGPFSYIVGTPNGVGIAKDQLGLRPGVMAENDEVFAIASEEVSLREVMDTHNVEQIAPGETRAYTI; encoded by the coding sequence GTGTGTGGAATAGCAGGAGTAGTTTATAAAGATAAAAAGCTTCACCCAGTAGGAGCTGCATTGACCAAAATGTTAGATGCCCTACAACACAGAGGACCGGATTCTGCAGGTTTCGCAATATACGGAGGTCTTGGTTTAGAAGAAAACGAGTACCTCTTAAACATCGAAGTTAAAGAAAAAGCAGGTCTCCTTGAAGCTGTGAAAAGTACTGTGAACACAGTGACCCCTATAAAAAGCGAGGAAGTAATCCCCTCAGTTGAAAATTCCATCATATACAGGTGTAAAATTGCTCTTAAATCATTTGCAGCACTTAAACCACTTATAATGGAAATAGACAAAATAGACGATGTAATAGTTCTTAACGGAGCCCATTCCTTTGAAATGATAAAGGATGTTGGTCTTGTTAAGGATATAGCTGCAAGGTACGATACAGCATCCAAAATGGGAACCCATGCAATAGGTCACACCCGTTTTTCAACCGAAAGTATCGTGGACAGGTACCATGCCCACCCCTTCCAGAGCTACATCATACCAGACATCACAGTGGTTCACAACGGCCAGATAACCAACTACTGGAAGATAAGGGATCCTCTGGAGAGGAAAGGACACATATTTGAAACCAACAACGACACAGAGTGTATAGTCCACTACATAGCAGACAAACTCTCAGAAGGCTACAAACTGGAAGAAGCTCTAGAAGAGTCAGTTAAGGATATGGATGGACCATTCTCATACATAGTTGGAACACCTAACGGTGTGGGAATAGCAAAGGATCAATTAGGACTTAGACCTGGTGTTATGGCTGAAAATGATGAGGTTTTTGCAATAGCCTCAGAAGAAGTGTCACTGCGTGAAGTTATGGATACACACAACGTGGAACAGATAGCACCCGGAGAAACCAGGGCTTACACCATTTAA
- a CDS encoding GltB/FmdC/FwdC-like GXGXG domain-containing protein, whose product MKEFEIDVNHKTPREINKAIKEAAKEYDRITVKNPNAMHYLAAGLTEPVELVIDGSAGYFAGTMVHGAKIHITENAGWFPADNMTDGEVIVDGSAGDGVGQGIYGGTVVVRKDVGSRTGEIMKNGTIIAGGSSGFMTGLFMMGGRIVVLGDISEDAGESIIRGVIYVLGNIKSLGKNAKVEDVDEDDKKELKELLTKYEFDLEDNKYNEFKKIVPRSNRPFYGKKSEEG is encoded by the coding sequence ATGAAGGAATTTGAAATAGATGTTAATCACAAAACACCTAGGGAAATTAACAAGGCCATAAAGGAAGCTGCAAAGGAATACGACAGGATAACTGTTAAAAACCCTAATGCAATGCATTACCTGGCTGCAGGCCTTACAGAACCTGTTGAACTCGTCATAGATGGTTCTGCAGGTTACTTCGCAGGTACAATGGTACACGGAGCAAAGATACACATAACAGAAAATGCAGGATGGTTCCCGGCCGACAACATGACTGATGGAGAAGTTATAGTTGATGGATCAGCAGGTGATGGAGTTGGACAGGGAATCTATGGCGGAACAGTTGTCGTGAGAAAGGATGTTGGCTCAAGAACCGGGGAAATAATGAAAAATGGTACCATCATCGCTGGAGGAAGTTCAGGTTTCATGACGGGACTCTTCATGATGGGTGGCAGAATAGTTGTCCTCGGAGACATCTCAGAAGATGCAGGTGAATCAATAATAAGAGGAGTTATATACGTCCTTGGAAACATTAAAAGCCTTGGAAAAAACGCTAAAGTTGAAGATGTAGATGAAGATGATAAGAAGGAACTCAAAGAGCTTTTAACCAAGTACGAATTTGACCTTGAGGATAATAAATACAACGAATTCAAGAAGATAGTTCCAAGAAGCAACAGACCCTTCTATGGTAAAAAGTCGGAGGAAGGATAA
- a CDS encoding Coenzyme F420 hydrogenase/dehydrogenase, beta subunit C-terminal domain, with translation MTAKQSTDKKIAMVGTPCQIVAARKMDSYQDYLGESPVDLKIGLFCMENFSYSYMKKLLKEHDVDMKDVVECRVEKGYAWFFLTEDRLVKIPLDEAKTCSRKSCNICMDFTSELSDLSVGSVGSEDGWSTVVVRTEEGLKLLEGAEEDKYVQTKPMTESGLKLIEKLANKKKKDNKEEITKREKVARPVIYRRAISRAEFGEEVSNCQFSDLKGDVIDIGACVLCGACEYVCPENIVSIKDRKPQIRGACPEGCNLCYVACPRTYITDDVLGRENDKKPLGDYIKVVSAKAPMINGQDGGVATALLNYALSKKVVDEAMVVDKSRLEPWKPEAKLTDNVADVLKASGTKYAACPVFKSLKVKDE, from the coding sequence ATGACAGCAAAGCAGAGTACTGATAAAAAGATTGCAATGGTTGGAACTCCATGTCAGATAGTAGCTGCCAGGAAAATGGACAGCTACCAGGATTACCTGGGAGAATCACCAGTGGATCTCAAGATAGGACTCTTCTGCATGGAGAACTTCTCCTACAGTTACATGAAAAAGCTCTTGAAAGAGCACGATGTTGATATGAAGGATGTTGTTGAATGCAGGGTTGAAAAGGGATATGCATGGTTCTTCTTAACTGAAGATAGACTGGTTAAGATACCCCTCGATGAGGCAAAAACCTGCAGCCGTAAAAGCTGCAACATCTGTATGGATTTCACATCTGAACTTTCAGATCTATCAGTTGGATCCGTTGGTTCAGAAGACGGCTGGTCAACTGTTGTTGTGAGGACAGAAGAAGGTTTAAAACTTCTTGAAGGCGCTGAAGAAGATAAATACGTTCAAACAAAGCCCATGACAGAATCAGGACTTAAACTGATTGAAAAACTGGCAAACAAGAAGAAAAAAGATAACAAAGAAGAAATAACAAAAAGGGAGAAAGTTGCAAGGCCTGTTATCTACAGAAGAGCAATTTCACGTGCAGAGTTTGGAGAAGAGGTTTCAAACTGTCAGTTCTCAGACCTCAAGGGTGATGTCATAGACATAGGCGCATGTGTGCTCTGCGGAGCATGTGAATACGTGTGCCCTGAAAACATAGTATCCATAAAGGACAGAAAACCACAGATCAGGGGAGCATGCCCTGAAGGATGCAATCTCTGCTACGTTGCATGCCCCAGAACCTATATAACGGATGATGTGCTGGGCAGAGAAAACGATAAAAAGCCCCTTGGAGATTACATCAAAGTGGTGTCTGCAAAGGCCCCTATGATCAACGGTCAGGACGGTGGAGTTGCAACAGCACTCTTGAACTACGCACTGTCAAAGAAGGTTGTTGACGAAGCTATGGTTGTTGATAAAAGCCGTCTTGAACCATGGAAACCTGAAGCGAAGCTCACGGATAATGTTGCAGATGTACTCAAAGCATCAGGAACCAAATATGCAGCATGTCCTGTTTTCAAATCACTAAAAGTTAAGGACGAATAA
- a CDS encoding glutamate synthase-related protein — translation MPFKVERNRYLCRRNFDRPGCCWYMCDNRDETLCQNCYSCYNNCPHHVYEIIDDEPYPVHHENCVGCRICEEMCPNNAIEVNAVPEDRRNVWSLADLVEINRMSTEGSYKVRGCGATRVIPTFDDLTIVPAQVSRPPIDKYREPCNTRVVLGSRYAENPLVIDTPIMIAAMSFGAISKEAKIALAMGASLAGTATNTGEGGMLPEERKYASKLIAQYASGRFGVSAEYLNNSEAIEIKIGQGAKSGMGGHLLGEKVTADVSRIRMIPEGTDALSPARHMDIVGPEDLSMKISQLREITDWKIPIMVKFTSGRVSDDVKIAAKAGADIIVVDGMQGGTGAGPAVVTEHSGVPTIAAIVEADEALKQVNLRKDVSLVAAGGIRNGADVAKAIALGADAVYIGTAALVSIGCRVCQKCYAGTCRKGIATQNPQLRRRLDYVEAGKRVARYIEAMTEEAVMLTQQAGNTDVSKLEKDDLRALTVEASAYTGVKLAGLESPIKY, via the coding sequence TTGCCATTCAAAGTTGAAAGAAACAGATATCTTTGCAGGAGGAACTTCGACCGCCCTGGATGCTGCTGGTACATGTGCGACAACAGGGATGAGACGCTCTGTCAGAACTGTTACTCCTGTTACAACAACTGTCCTCATCATGTTTACGAAATAATAGATGATGAACCATACCCAGTTCACCATGAAAACTGTGTTGGGTGCAGAATATGTGAGGAGATGTGTCCAAATAATGCAATAGAAGTTAATGCAGTACCTGAAGACCGCAGGAATGTCTGGTCACTTGCAGATCTCGTGGAGATCAACAGAATGTCCACTGAAGGATCATACAAGGTACGTGGATGCGGAGCCACAAGGGTCATACCCACCTTCGATGACCTCACGATCGTACCTGCACAGGTTTCAAGACCTCCAATCGACAAGTACAGGGAACCATGTAACACAAGGGTTGTTCTGGGTTCAAGGTACGCTGAAAACCCACTGGTAATCGACACACCAATCATGATAGCTGCAATGTCCTTTGGAGCCATCAGTAAGGAAGCAAAGATAGCCCTTGCAATGGGTGCAAGCCTTGCAGGAACGGCAACCAACACTGGTGAAGGTGGAATGCTTCCAGAGGAGAGGAAGTACGCTTCAAAACTCATAGCACAGTATGCTTCAGGACGTTTCGGTGTTTCAGCTGAGTACCTCAACAACTCAGAGGCCATTGAGATAAAGATCGGTCAGGGTGCAAAATCTGGTATGGGCGGACACCTCCTTGGTGAGAAGGTCACAGCAGATGTTTCACGCATAAGGATGATACCTGAAGGAACCGATGCACTGAGCCCAGCCCGTCACATGGACATAGTTGGACCAGAGGATTTGAGCATGAAGATATCACAGCTTCGTGAGATAACCGACTGGAAGATCCCAATAATGGTCAAATTCACATCTGGACGTGTCAGTGACGATGTTAAAATCGCAGCAAAGGCTGGTGCCGACATAATAGTTGTTGACGGTATGCAGGGAGGAACAGGAGCTGGACCCGCAGTTGTAACGGAACACTCAGGTGTACCAACCATAGCCGCCATAGTTGAGGCAGATGAAGCCCTTAAACAGGTTAACCTGCGTAAAGATGTCAGTCTGGTTGCAGCTGGAGGTATAAGAAATGGTGCAGACGTTGCCAAAGCAATAGCTCTTGGAGCAGATGCAGTTTACATTGGAACTGCTGCACTTGTTTCAATAGGCTGCAGGGTCTGTCAGAAGTGTTACGCTGGAACCTGCAGAAAGGGAATTGCAACACAGAACCCACAGCTCAGACGCCGCCTTGACTACGTTGAAGCTGGAAAGAGAGTTGCTCGTTACATAGAAGCCATGACTGAGGAAGCTGTAATGCTAACCCAACAGGCAGGTAACACAGATGTAAGCAAGCTTGAAAAGGACGATTTAAGAGCTTTAACAGTTGAAGCTTCAGCCTACACCGGTGTTAAGCTCGCAGGTTTAGAATCCCCAATCAAGTACTGA